In the genome of Raphanus sativus cultivar WK10039 chromosome 9, ASM80110v3, whole genome shotgun sequence, the window TTAAGCGCTCAGTTACCGCAATACCTCTTGATTCCAAAGTTAACAAGATTGAGGTAAACTATGGagacttttaaattttctttttaacttaaAACATTTGAAAAGCAATAATGAAAGAAGGCCATGTCTCAATCTTGCAGCCTAGTTATGTCCTACTGCAAGAAATCTTTGAAATAAATGGGAGACTTGTAGAGACAGTTGTAAGTATATGCAATGAAGATGTTTGTCCAAGTGAAGTTACTTCAGGATTAACAGTCGTCACGTGTTCTTATGTCCCTGTGGCTCTTAGCGCCGCATTCAAAGCTCTTTACAGTTCAGGACGTATCGTAAGTCTCTCTAAACTTATACTTTTACCAGTGCCTTGACTCAGCTGCTTATGTCTCTCATGTTTGATATGATGCAGTCACAGATTCAGCCGTTACGCTTACTAGTTCCTGAGAGTTACCCATGTTCCCCAATAATTGTCGAGAAAGTCCTCTTTGATGCCCCCAGGTAATGGAGACTTTAGTTGACCACAAGAGGATACTAAACGTATATATGTTTTGATCTTAAGGATTTGATTCCTTGCAGTGTACACAAGAGGATTTATCCGCGAGAGGATTTATCGGCGAGAGCTAGAACGAGGTTTGGTTTGTCTATGAAGGAATACTCAGAACCAATGTCACTTAAAGAGATAGCTAAAGTTTGGGATGAGTGTGCGAGAGCTACAGTGCTCGAGTACGCTGAAAGGCATGGTGGAGGCACTTTTAGCTCCAAGTACGGTAGTTGGGAGTCTGTTCTAGCTAAGAGCTTCATGAGCCCTCAATACTCAAGTTAGGTTTTCTTATTTTGCCTTGTGTTAGAAGAAACAATCAATATGTATATTGTTTTTGTAAAGTGCATATATAATAACTATGATAAATGTTAGAATATTCACACTTCccacataaatatatataaattattacatGTATATATGGTTCCCTCTTGAATGCTacccaaaataaattaatttagatAGGGATTAGTGGTTAACTCTAAACCAGAGTAAACCGGCTCGAAAACCCGACCGGTAACTAACAAACGCGGAATATAAGGACCCCACTAAAAAGCACGTCCATTCCATGGATGGAGAAGACCAAACGACATGGAGCAGCTGTCGTTTTTTATCGTTGAGATCCGCTTATAACTAATCTCTTCGTCTTCCCAACCAAATCTAAATCATAATAATTCACATAAAAACACTGTGTTTCCCTCCAGCTTGCTTCTCCAAATAAGGTCAACTCTCCAATTCTCTCTCCcccaaattttcaaaatttcgaTCCTTTCGTCATAAACAAGATGAATTAGATGTAATTGACTCTGTATCTAATAATTCGAACCAATGTTTGTTAGAATTTGATCAAAATTGTGTAATTGGTGGTACTATTGTTGTTGATTCAGATCtgctttattttttgtttagttttgacttttttttctctcgCTTTTTGTTTCTTCACCAGAGGGTTGATTTGAAGTACTAGCTGCTTAGTGATTCATCATATTATGAGAATGAGTGCAATTGAACATCTCGTGGAGGAGGAATCTGTGATTAAGAAAGCGAGAATAGTCGGTAACGTGGAAGAGGTTCCAACAATGCCTGTGTTGGTTTATGTTGCTGTGGAAGGGACTTGTGTTGTTTCTGCTGCATCAggtgatggagaagaagagaataagaagaagattgAGGAGGAAAATGCAAACACTGAAAAGCTTCCACCAGCtttggagatggagaagaacaACGAAGCTtctgttgctgttgttgttacTAGCAGAGATGTAATTATGTCGAATCCATCATCGGTCTCAAGGAGAAAACTTCTCGTTCTTGATCTGAATGGGTTGCTTGCAGATATAGCTTCTCCTCTTGCAGGTTGTAAAGCTGACATTAACATTGGAAGAAGGGCAAGTGAGTCtcaaaaaaatctttttgtttcttactTTCTGTCACCAGTACTATTTTGAAAGTTACTTAATTAGTTTGCAATGTTCAGTTTTTAAGAGACCCTTTTGTGAAGACTTCTTGAAGTTCTGCTTTGACAAGTTTGAAGTTGGTATCTGGTCCTCTAGGAAAAAGTAAAGACATTACTCATCTTCTTTATTTCACACTTCTCTTTTATGTAAATTGGtttttaacaattttcttttctcataCAGGAACAATGTTGACAGAATCACTGACTTCTTGCTCGGTGATATGACGAGGAAACTGTTGTTTTGCTGGGTAGGTTGTTCTTGCAGTAACCtcccctgttttttttttttttttttcttttttcttgtttgtttaattttcatTCATTTTGCTACTGTTACAGGACATGTCTTACTGTGCTACCACGACTCTTGGTTCACTTGAAAATAGACACAAATGTGTGGTGTTTAAGGATCTAAATAAGCTTTGGGAGAAACACGACCCGAGACTTCCTTGGCAAAGGGGTGCTTACAACGAAACTAACACGGTTTTGCTAGATGATTCTCCTTATAAGGCTTTGCTTAACCCTGTAAGCTTTATTCAATCTTAGTTTTGGGTCATTTAAACACCATTCTTTAGGCTCCTCCATGTTATTATTAACTCTTTTCAAAAT includes:
- the LOC108823997 gene encoding uncharacterized FCP1 homology domain-containing protein C1271.03c is translated as MRMSAIEHLVEEESVIKKARIVGNVEEVPTMPVLVYVAVEGTCVVSAASGDGEEENKKKIEEENANTEKLPPALEMEKNNEASVAVVVTSRDVIMSNPSSVSRRKLLVLDLNGLLADIASPLAGCKADINIGRRAIFKRPFCEDFLKFCFDKFEVGIWSSRKKNNVDRITDFLLGDMTRKLLFCWDMSYCATTTLGSLENRHKCVVFKDLNKLWEKHDPRLPWQRGAYNETNTVLLDDSPYKALLNPPYTAIFPHSYSHHNKSDTSLGTDGDLRLHLEKLVEAENVQDFIKNNPFGQEAITEASETWEFYREATSMHTHTRI